A window from Micromonospora terminaliae encodes these proteins:
- a CDS encoding Xaa-Pro dipeptidyl-peptidase — protein sequence MRSGRRAWRASVVALVVAVTGLPATGALAQPGADEPARLVVEGGVTQPVFGYADAVRERIFVTSDVDTDDDGARDVVAMDIIRPRASENGLKVPVVMDASPYYSTVCRGNESECKADVDGDGLNDTWPLFYDNYFVPRGYAVVLLDMIGTNNSTGCPVTGGRADNISAPTAIDWLNGRRPGVDATGRPVVADWHNGRTGMIGKSYDGTLANAAAADGVAGLTTIVPISAISSWYDYSRSNGLVTRANNYSGSLANTVTNPARRAHCAAVRTALGQGGDDVTGDYNDFWAERDYVPHADRVRASVFVVHGINDDNVRPDHFSKWWTALGEQGVPRKLWLTGTGHVDPFDFRRGAWVDTLHRWFDQWLQGLDTGIMREPAVDIERAPDVWETARTWPLPDARPTQVFLRAPEAGNVGGLAVRSGPGNGSATFQDTPTMSAANAIRHPSDPAANTENRLVFLSAPLTAPLHVSGTPVVKINATVDGEDTSFAGLLVDYGTRARFSTSGDGIRTLTEEDCWGETATWGGFAENACYRKTEKTVATNPQELVTKGVIDGLNLDSPSVSTPLVPGQKTAVDLNLLPEDYVFAAGHQIGVVLLGSYSGYSSRAKQNRAHITVHFDRSRLTLPIVGGRTAAEAAGL from the coding sequence ATGCGAAGCGGAAGACGAGCCTGGCGGGCCTCGGTGGTGGCCCTGGTGGTCGCCGTCACGGGGCTGCCGGCGACCGGCGCCCTGGCCCAGCCGGGCGCCGACGAGCCCGCCCGGCTGGTGGTGGAGGGCGGCGTCACCCAACCGGTGTTCGGGTACGCCGACGCGGTCCGGGAGCGGATCTTCGTCACCTCGGACGTGGACACCGACGACGACGGCGCGCGCGACGTCGTGGCCATGGACATCATCCGGCCCCGGGCCAGCGAGAACGGGCTCAAGGTGCCGGTGGTGATGGACGCCAGCCCGTACTACTCGACGGTCTGCCGGGGCAACGAGAGCGAGTGCAAGGCCGACGTGGACGGCGACGGGCTCAACGACACCTGGCCGCTGTTCTACGACAACTACTTCGTCCCGCGCGGCTACGCGGTGGTCCTGCTCGACATGATCGGCACCAACAACTCGACCGGCTGCCCGGTCACCGGCGGCCGGGCGGACAACATCAGCGCGCCGACGGCCATCGACTGGCTCAACGGGCGTCGGCCCGGCGTCGACGCCACCGGCCGGCCCGTCGTGGCGGACTGGCACAACGGCCGCACCGGCATGATCGGCAAGTCGTACGACGGCACGCTGGCCAACGCCGCGGCGGCCGACGGGGTGGCGGGGCTGACCACCATCGTGCCGATCTCGGCGATCTCCAGCTGGTACGACTACTCCCGCAGCAACGGCCTCGTCACCCGGGCGAACAACTACTCGGGGAGCCTCGCCAACACGGTCACCAACCCGGCCCGCCGGGCGCACTGCGCGGCGGTGCGTACCGCCCTCGGACAGGGCGGCGACGACGTCACCGGCGACTACAACGATTTCTGGGCCGAGCGGGACTACGTGCCGCACGCCGACCGGGTCCGGGCCAGCGTCTTCGTGGTGCACGGCATCAACGACGACAACGTCCGGCCGGACCACTTCAGCAAGTGGTGGACGGCGCTCGGCGAGCAGGGCGTGCCGCGCAAGCTCTGGCTGACCGGCACCGGCCACGTCGACCCGTTCGACTTCCGGCGGGGTGCCTGGGTGGACACCCTGCACCGCTGGTTCGACCAGTGGCTCCAGGGCCTCGACACCGGGATCATGCGGGAGCCGGCCGTCGACATCGAGCGGGCGCCGGACGTCTGGGAGACCGCCCGCACCTGGCCGCTGCCGGACGCCCGGCCGACGCAGGTGTTCCTCCGGGCGCCGGAGGCCGGGAACGTCGGCGGGCTCGCCGTCCGCTCCGGCCCCGGCAACGGGTCGGCGACCTTCCAGGACACCCCCACGATGAGCGCCGCCAACGCCATCCGGCACCCGTCGGACCCGGCGGCCAACACCGAGAACCGCCTGGTGTTCCTGTCCGCGCCGCTGACGGCGCCGCTGCACGTCTCGGGCACGCCGGTCGTGAAGATCAACGCGACCGTCGACGGCGAGGACACCAGCTTCGCGGGGCTCCTCGTCGACTACGGCACCCGCGCGCGGTTCAGCACCAGCGGTGACGGCATCCGCACGCTGACCGAGGAGGACTGCTGGGGCGAGACGGCGACCTGGGGCGGCTTCGCCGAGAACGCCTGCTACCGGAAGACGGAGAAGACCGTCGCGACCAACCCGCAGGAGCTGGTCACCAAGGGCGTCATCGACGGCCTCAACCTCGACTCGCCGTCGGTGTCCACGCCGCTCGTGCCCGGGCAGAAGACCGCGGTCGACCTGAACCTGCTCCCCGAGGACTACGTCTTCGCCGCCGGCCACCAGATCGGCGTGGTGCTGCTCGGGTCGTACTCGGGCTACAGCAGCCGGGCCAAGCAGAACCGGGCGCACATCACCGTGCACTTCGACCGCAGCCGGCTCACCCTGCCGATCGTCGGCGGCCGGACCGCGGCCGAGGCCGCGGGCCTCTAG
- a CDS encoding M4 family metallopeptidase, whose amino-acid sequence MKLSPRLVALSGAAAAGLIAAGTAAAVQAAPPGPAAPDAAQARAIAADSARALVANRPAYLHASADDAFVQKAVISSEGTQYVPYERTYKGLPVVGGDFVLATDAAGNLKYASVAQQQAIGSLATTPKLTSAAAAKTARAQLRKVTTVEGTSLVVYTLGAKPALAWETTVRGTGAEGPSRLTVDVDAVSGAVLRTQEHVVHGTGTGAWNGPSPLTLNTTQSGSTYSMKDPTVTNLSCQDAATNTTFSGSDDVWGNGTATNRETGCVDALFAAQTEHKMLAQWLGRNGADGNGGYWPIRVGLNDQNAYYDGTQVQIGKNTAGQWIGSLDVVAHEIGHGIDDHTPGGISGGGTQEFVADTFGAATEWFANEPSSYDAPDFLVGEKVNLVGSGPIRNMYNPSALGDPNCYSSSIPGTEVHAAAGPGNHWFYLLANGSSPTNGQPASSTCNGSSVTGLGIQKAMKIMYNAMLLKTSSSSYLKYRVWTLQAAKNLYPTSCTEFNAVKAAWNAISVPAQTGEATCTGGTPTPTPTTTTTPPSGSCTGQKLANPGFESGNVSWTASSGVITNSTSQAAHGGSYKAWLDGYGTTHTDTLSQSVTIPAGCRATLSFWLHIDSAESTTTTAYDKLTVKAGSTTLATYSNLNKATGYVQRSFDISSLAGTTATISFSGVEDSSLQTSFVVDDTAVTLS is encoded by the coding sequence TTGAAGCTCTCACCTCGCCTCGTCGCGCTCTCCGGCGCGGCGGCGGCCGGTCTGATCGCCGCCGGCACCGCCGCGGCCGTGCAGGCCGCGCCACCCGGCCCCGCCGCCCCCGACGCCGCACAGGCCCGCGCGATCGCCGCCGACTCGGCCCGCGCGCTGGTCGCCAACCGGCCCGCCTACCTGCACGCCAGCGCGGACGACGCGTTCGTGCAGAAGGCCGTCATCTCCTCCGAGGGCACCCAGTACGTGCCCTACGAGCGCACCTACAAGGGCCTGCCCGTGGTCGGCGGCGACTTCGTGCTGGCCACCGACGCGGCCGGCAACCTGAAGTACGCCTCCGTCGCCCAGCAGCAGGCCATCGGCAGCCTCGCCACCACCCCGAAGCTGACCTCGGCCGCCGCCGCGAAGACCGCGCGCGCCCAGCTCAGGAAGGTCACCACGGTCGAGGGCACCAGCCTGGTCGTCTACACCCTCGGCGCCAAGCCGGCGCTGGCCTGGGAGACCACGGTGCGCGGCACCGGCGCCGAGGGCCCGAGCCGGCTCACGGTCGACGTCGACGCCGTCAGCGGCGCGGTGCTGCGGACGCAGGAGCACGTCGTGCACGGCACCGGCACCGGCGCGTGGAACGGGCCCAGCCCGCTGACCTTGAACACCACCCAGTCCGGCTCCACGTACTCCATGAAGGACCCGACCGTCACCAACCTGAGCTGCCAGGACGCCGCGACCAACACCACGTTCAGCGGCTCCGACGACGTCTGGGGCAACGGCACCGCCACCAACCGGGAGACCGGCTGCGTCGACGCGCTGTTCGCCGCGCAGACCGAGCACAAGATGCTCGCCCAGTGGCTGGGCCGCAACGGCGCCGACGGCAACGGCGGCTACTGGCCGATCCGCGTGGGCCTGAACGACCAGAACGCCTACTACGACGGCACCCAGGTCCAGATCGGCAAGAACACCGCGGGCCAGTGGATCGGCTCGCTCGACGTGGTGGCCCACGAGATCGGCCACGGCATCGACGACCACACCCCGGGTGGCATCTCGGGCGGCGGCACCCAGGAGTTCGTCGCCGACACCTTCGGCGCGGCCACCGAGTGGTTCGCCAACGAGCCGTCCAGCTACGACGCTCCCGACTTCCTGGTCGGCGAGAAGGTCAACCTGGTGGGCAGCGGGCCGATCCGCAACATGTACAACCCGTCGGCGCTCGGCGACCCGAACTGCTACTCCAGCAGCATCCCCGGCACCGAGGTGCACGCCGCGGCCGGCCCCGGCAACCACTGGTTCTACCTGCTGGCCAACGGCAGCAGCCCGACCAACGGGCAGCCGGCCAGCTCCACCTGCAACGGCAGCAGCGTCACCGGCCTCGGCATCCAGAAGGCCATGAAGATCATGTACAACGCCATGCTGCTAAAGACCTCGTCCTCCTCGTACCTGAAGTACCGGGTCTGGACGCTGCAGGCGGCGAAGAACCTCTACCCGACCAGCTGCACCGAGTTCAACGCGGTCAAGGCCGCCTGGAACGCGATCAGCGTGCCGGCGCAGACCGGTGAGGCGACCTGCACGGGCGGCACCCCGACGCCCACCCCGACCACCACGACCACCCCGCCCTCGGGCAGCTGCACCGGCCAGAAGCTGGCCAACCCCGGCTTCGAGTCGGGCAACGTGAGCTGGACCGCCTCCTCCGGCGTCATCACCAACTCCACCAGCCAGGCGGCGCACGGCGGCTCCTACAAGGCATGGCTCGACGGCTACGGCACGACCCACACCGACACGCTCAGCCAGTCGGTGACGATCCCGGCGGGCTGCCGCGCGACGCTGAGCTTCTGGCTGCACATCGACAGCGCGGAGTCGACCACGACCACCGCCTACGACAAGCTGACCGTGAAGGCGGGCAGCACCACCCTGGCCACCTACTCCAACCTCAACAAGGCCACCGGCTACGTGCAGCGGTCCTTCGACATCTCGTCGCTGGCCGGCACCACCGCCACCATCTCGTTCAGCGGCGTGGAGGACAGCTCCCTGCAGACCTCCTTCGTCGTCGACGACACCGCGGTCACCCTGAGCTGA
- a CDS encoding YbaB/EbfC family nucleoid-associated protein codes for MTNDSFSAAASLDELLTRTQQALSAMRSRAAEHADGAPGELLRAEGGAAGGRVRAVAVQGGRLESVTVDPELAGEPLDALCGHVVTAVNAALTELDARVSASARADVDALAARLGALPEQSARDMERFSRAMEGVAARIRRDGAGSGAGRPA; via the coding sequence ATGACCAACGATTCGTTCTCCGCGGCCGCGAGCCTCGACGAGCTGCTGACCAGGACGCAGCAGGCGCTGTCCGCCATGCGGTCCCGGGCCGCCGAGCACGCCGACGGCGCGCCGGGCGAGCTGCTCCGGGCCGAGGGCGGCGCGGCCGGCGGCCGGGTCCGTGCCGTCGCCGTCCAGGGTGGCCGGCTGGAGTCCGTCACCGTCGACCCGGAGCTGGCCGGGGAACCCCTGGACGCCCTGTGCGGGCACGTCGTGACGGCCGTGAACGCGGCCCTCACCGAGCTGGACGCCCGGGTGAGCGCCTCGGCCCGGGCCGACGTGGACGCCCTCGCGGCGCGGCTCGGTGCCCTGCCGGAGCAGTCCGCACGGGACATGGAGCGGTTCAGCCGGGCCATGGAGGGCGTGGCGGCCCGGATCCGCCGCGACGGCGCCGGATCCGGCGCGGGCCGCCCGGCCTGA
- a CDS encoding transglycosylase family protein, with product MATDHVARHRRTAQRRTTVGALVVGAATGAAALLGPAAPASAAGVNWDAVAQCESGGNWHINTGNGYYGGLQFSRSTWNGYGGQKYASRADLASRSEQIAIAEKVLDGQGIGAWPVCGKKGGSTKKYASKDSGAKKSTKKATSERSSHSYRPTTRGERRVAPSTGGAGSYLVRPGDTLSGIAAAKHVAGGWHGLYERNRTVVGDNPGLIFPGQRLRLR from the coding sequence ATGGCAACTGATCACGTCGCCCGTCACCGCCGGACCGCGCAACGTCGCACCACCGTCGGAGCGCTCGTCGTCGGCGCGGCCACCGGCGCCGCCGCCCTTCTCGGCCCGGCCGCCCCGGCCAGCGCCGCGGGCGTGAACTGGGACGCCGTCGCCCAGTGCGAGTCCGGCGGCAACTGGCACATCAACACCGGCAACGGCTACTACGGCGGGCTCCAGTTCTCCCGGAGCACCTGGAACGGCTACGGCGGCCAGAAGTACGCCAGCCGGGCCGACCTGGCCAGCCGGAGCGAGCAGATCGCCATCGCCGAGAAGGTCCTCGACGGGCAGGGCATCGGCGCCTGGCCGGTCTGCGGCAAGAAGGGCGGCTCCACCAAGAAGTACGCCAGCAAGGACTCGGGCGCGAAGAAGTCCACGAAGAAGGCCACCTCGGAGCGGTCCTCGCACAGCTACCGGCCGACCACCCGCGGCGAGCGGCGCGTCGCGCCGAGCACCGGCGGTGCCGGAAGCTACCTGGTCCGGCCCGGGGACACCCTCTCCGGGATCGCCGCCGCGAAGCACGTCGCCGGGGGTTGGCACGGCCTGTACGAGCGCAACCGGACCGTGGTCGGCGACAACCCGGGCCTCATCTTCCCGGGCCAGCGGCTGCGCCTGCGCTGA
- a CDS encoding glycoside hydrolase family 3 protein has protein sequence MIPHRHPRPLGLAVLLVAVTALAAPAPATAAGLPYQDPTLPVATRVADLLARMNLDEKLGQMTQAERGAVTASDLTTYRLGSVLSGGGSAPAPNTATSWADMYDGFQRAALATPLGIPMIYGVDAVHGHNNVYGATIFPHNIGLGATRDPALVQQIGQAVAEEITGTGVDWNFAPCLCVARNDRWGRTYESFGETPDLPASMSTLVTGLQGANLGGPTSVLATAKHYLGDGGTTGGDDQGDTQLSEADLRAIHLPPFQAAVQRGVGSVMISYSSWNGVKLHGHRYLITDVLKGELGFSGFVVSDWNGIDQIDGATGFTAAEVSAAVNAGIDMVMVPTAWKSFLSTLRAEVQNGHVPMSRIDDANRRILTKKFELGLFERPYTDRSWTSTVGGAAHRALARQAVRQSQVLLKNDGGVLPLARDNNKIFVAGKNADNIGNQSGGWTISWQGSSGAVTPGTTILQGIRAAAGPTTTVTYNQRGTGIDKTYRAAIAVVGETPYAEGQGDRTGSMSLDREDLRTITTLRNSGVPVIVVLVSGRPLDVAAELPRWNALLAAWLPGTEGGGVADVLFGGYAPTGKLPMTWMNSVSQQPINAGDGKVPLFPQGYGRTY, from the coding sequence GTGATCCCTCACCGCCACCCCCGTCCCCTCGGTCTCGCCGTCCTGCTCGTCGCGGTCACCGCCCTGGCCGCGCCCGCCCCGGCCACCGCGGCCGGCCTGCCGTACCAGGACCCGACGTTGCCCGTCGCCACCCGCGTCGCCGACCTGCTCGCCCGAATGAACCTCGACGAGAAGCTGGGCCAGATGACCCAGGCGGAGCGCGGCGCGGTCACCGCGAGCGACCTCACCACGTACCGGCTCGGCTCGGTCCTCTCCGGCGGCGGCTCCGCGCCCGCGCCGAACACCGCCACGTCCTGGGCCGACATGTACGACGGCTTCCAGCGCGCCGCCCTGGCCACCCCGCTCGGCATCCCGATGATCTACGGCGTCGACGCCGTGCACGGGCACAACAACGTGTACGGGGCGACCATCTTCCCGCACAACATCGGCCTCGGCGCGACCCGCGACCCCGCGCTGGTCCAGCAGATCGGCCAGGCCGTCGCCGAGGAGATCACGGGCACCGGTGTGGACTGGAACTTCGCTCCCTGCCTCTGCGTGGCCCGCAACGACCGGTGGGGCCGCACCTACGAGTCGTTCGGCGAGACCCCGGACCTGCCGGCGAGCATGTCCACCCTGGTCACCGGCCTCCAGGGTGCCAACCTCGGCGGGCCCACGTCGGTGCTCGCCACCGCCAAGCACTACCTCGGCGACGGCGGCACCACCGGCGGCGACGACCAGGGCGACACCCAGCTCAGCGAGGCCGACCTGCGCGCCATCCACCTGCCCCCGTTCCAGGCCGCGGTCCAGCGCGGCGTCGGCTCGGTGATGATCTCCTACAGCAGCTGGAACGGGGTCAAGCTGCACGGCCACCGTTACCTGATCACCGACGTCCTCAAGGGGGAGCTGGGCTTCTCCGGCTTCGTGGTCTCCGACTGGAACGGCATCGACCAGATCGACGGCGCCACCGGCTTCACCGCCGCCGAGGTCAGCGCCGCCGTCAACGCCGGCATCGACATGGTGATGGTGCCGACGGCCTGGAAGAGCTTCCTCAGCACCCTGCGGGCCGAGGTGCAGAACGGACACGTGCCGATGAGCCGGATCGACGACGCCAACCGCCGCATCCTCACGAAGAAGTTCGAGCTGGGCCTCTTCGAGCGGCCGTACACGGATCGGAGCTGGACCTCGACGGTGGGCGGCGCCGCGCACCGCGCGCTGGCCCGCCAGGCCGTCCGCCAGTCCCAGGTGCTGCTCAAGAACGACGGCGGCGTGCTGCCGCTGGCCCGCGACAACAACAAGATCTTCGTGGCGGGGAAGAACGCCGACAACATCGGCAACCAGAGCGGCGGGTGGACGATCTCCTGGCAGGGCTCGTCCGGCGCCGTCACCCCGGGCACCACCATCCTCCAGGGCATCCGCGCGGCGGCCGGTCCGACCACGACGGTCACGTACAACCAGCGCGGCACCGGCATCGACAAGACCTACCGGGCGGCGATCGCGGTGGTCGGCGAGACGCCGTACGCCGAGGGCCAGGGCGACCGCACCGGCAGCATGAGCCTGGACCGCGAGGACCTACGTACCATCACGACGCTGCGCAACTCGGGCGTGCCGGTGATCGTGGTGCTGGTCAGCGGCCGGCCGCTGGACGTGGCCGCCGAGCTGCCACGGTGGAACGCGCTGCTGGCCGCCTGGCTGCCCGGCACGGAGGGCGGCGGCGTGGCCGACGTCCTCTTCGGCGGGTACGCGCCGACCGGCAAACTGCCGATGACCTGGATGAACTCGGTCAGCCAGCAGCCCATCAACGCAGGCGACGGCAAGGTCCCGCTCTTCCCGCAGGGATACGGCCGGACCTACTGA
- a CDS encoding LLM class flavin-dependent oxidoreductase, with the protein MSDHGHELAFGGFLTPSAGRPEQVVARAKLCEQAGLDLVTFQDHPYQPGFLDTWTLMSFVAAATSRITLAGNVLNLPLRQPVVLARSVASLDLLTGGRVELGLGAGAFWDAIEAVGGRRLSPGAAVDALDEAIRVIREVWDTDRRGMVRVEGEHYRVVGAKRGPAPAHPVRVWVGAYKPRMLRLVGRAADGWLPSLAYLPKGPAELPALNAVIDDAAAEAGRDPAAVRRLLNVTGTFSRTSGGFLDGPPEQWVEELAGLALDHGIATFILGSDEPRAVQLFAQEVAPAVRELVAAERTTPGSRAHAVEEQQAAVGAGGSTALAVTPTPDPGVRLSPRRPWDESTRPVAPPAPAGQVYTPRGQAAGQHLVDVHDHLRQELAQVRDLLEQVKRGAVAPGAARAVLNEMTMRQNNWTLGAYCAAYCTVVTQHHGLEDNSIFPHLRRADAGLAAVLDRLEEEHVVIHGVVESVDRALVDLIREPGDFTALQAAVDLLTDTLLSHLSYEEREIVEPLARHGFYAGQL; encoded by the coding sequence ATGAGCGACCACGGACACGAACTGGCCTTCGGCGGCTTCCTCACCCCGAGCGCCGGGCGGCCCGAGCAGGTGGTGGCGCGGGCCAAGCTCTGCGAGCAGGCCGGCCTGGACCTGGTGACCTTCCAGGACCACCCGTACCAGCCCGGCTTCCTGGACACCTGGACGCTGATGTCCTTCGTGGCCGCCGCCACCAGCCGGATCACGCTCGCCGGCAACGTGCTCAACCTGCCGCTGCGCCAGCCCGTGGTGCTGGCCCGCAGCGTGGCCAGCCTGGACCTGCTCACCGGCGGCCGGGTCGAGCTCGGGCTGGGCGCCGGCGCCTTCTGGGACGCGATCGAGGCGGTCGGCGGCCGGCGGCTCTCCCCCGGCGCGGCCGTGGACGCCCTCGACGAGGCGATCCGGGTGATCCGCGAGGTCTGGGACACCGACCGGCGCGGGATGGTCCGCGTCGAGGGCGAGCACTACCGGGTGGTCGGGGCGAAGCGCGGGCCGGCCCCGGCGCATCCGGTGCGGGTGTGGGTCGGCGCGTACAAGCCGCGCATGCTGCGGCTGGTCGGCCGCGCGGCGGACGGCTGGCTGCCCTCGCTGGCGTACCTGCCCAAGGGGCCGGCGGAGCTGCCGGCCCTGAACGCGGTGATCGACGACGCCGCCGCCGAGGCCGGACGGGACCCGGCCGCGGTGCGCCGCCTGCTCAACGTCACGGGCACCTTCTCCCGGACGTCGGGCGGCTTCCTGGACGGCCCGCCCGAGCAGTGGGTGGAGGAGCTGGCCGGGCTGGCCCTGGACCACGGCATCGCCACGTTCATCCTCGGCAGTGACGAGCCGCGCGCCGTGCAGCTCTTCGCCCAGGAGGTGGCGCCCGCGGTGCGCGAGCTCGTCGCCGCCGAGCGCACCACGCCGGGCAGCCGCGCCCACGCCGTCGAGGAGCAGCAGGCCGCCGTCGGGGCCGGCGGGTCGACCGCCCTCGCGGTCACCCCGACACCCGATCCGGGGGTACGGCTGAGCCCGCGCCGGCCCTGGGACGAGTCCACCCGGCCCGTGGCGCCGCCGGCACCGGCCGGGCAGGTCTACACGCCCCGCGGGCAGGCCGCCGGGCAGCACCTCGTGGACGTGCACGACCACCTGCGCCAGGAGCTCGCCCAGGTACGTGACCTACTGGAACAGGTGAAGCGCGGCGCCGTCGCGCCGGGCGCGGCCCGGGCCGTGCTGAACGAGATGACCATGCGGCAGAACAACTGGACGCTCGGGGCCTACTGCGCGGCGTACTGCACCGTGGTGACCCAGCACCACGGCCTCGAGGACAACTCGATCTTCCCGCACCTGCGCCGGGCGGACGCCGGGCTCGCGGCGGTGCTGGACCGCCTCGAGGAGGAGCACGTGGTGATCCACGGGGTGGTGGAGAGCGTGGACCGCGCGCTGGTGGACCTCATCCGCGAGCCGGGCGACTTCACCGCCCTCCAGGCCGCCGTGGACCTGCTCACCGACACCCTGCTGTCGCACCTGTCGTACGAGGAGCGGGAGATCGTCGAGCCGCTCGCGCGGCACGGCTTCTACGCCGGCCAGCTCTGA
- a CDS encoding winged helix-turn-helix transcriptional regulator, translated as MTDFLAQRDSWSTANCSIAGALDVVGNRTTLLLLREASFGTRRFDDFARRVGVSEPVAAARLKRLVADGLLDRRPYREPGQRTRDEYVLTAKGRDLLPVLAALREWGDTYAVEAPSVRLAHHDCGAAVHVALRCAAGHDVPADQVDLLPGPGLLPS; from the coding sequence ATGACGGACTTCCTCGCGCAGCGCGACTCCTGGTCCACGGCCAACTGCTCGATCGCCGGGGCGCTCGACGTGGTCGGCAACCGCACCACGCTGCTCCTGCTGCGCGAGGCGTCGTTCGGCACCCGGCGCTTCGACGACTTCGCCCGCCGGGTCGGCGTCAGCGAGCCGGTGGCCGCCGCCCGACTGAAGCGGCTCGTCGCCGACGGGCTGCTCGACCGGCGGCCCTACCGGGAGCCGGGCCAGCGCACCCGCGACGAGTACGTGCTCACCGCCAAGGGCCGGGACCTGCTGCCCGTGCTCGCCGCCCTGCGCGAGTGGGGCGACACGTACGCCGTCGAGGCGCCGTCGGTCCGGCTGGCCCACCACGACTGCGGCGCCGCGGTGCACGTGGCGCTGCGCTGTGCGGCCGGCCACGACGTGCCGGCCGACCAGGTGGACCTGCTGCCCGGGCCCGGCCTGCTGCCGTCCTGA
- a CDS encoding SDR family oxidoreductase has product MKIAGSTALVTGANRGFGRHLAAELLARGATVYAGARNPDSVDLPGAVPVRLDITDPASVAAAAELAGDVTLLVNNAGVSTGADLLDGDLAEIRRELETHYLGTLSVVRAFAPRIAANGGGTVLNILSALSWITFPQVGAYGAAKAAEWSMTNALRTQLADRGVRVAGLHVGYMDTDMAAHVTTPKSDPAEIARIAVDGIEADRYEIVADETSRQVLAGLSGGVAALYPALP; this is encoded by the coding sequence ATGAAGATCGCTGGAAGCACCGCGCTCGTCACCGGGGCCAACCGGGGCTTCGGCCGGCACCTCGCCGCCGAGCTGCTGGCCCGGGGCGCCACCGTCTACGCCGGCGCCCGCAACCCGGACAGCGTCGACCTGCCGGGCGCCGTCCCGGTGCGGCTCGACATCACCGACCCGGCCTCGGTGGCCGCCGCCGCGGAGCTGGCCGGCGACGTCACCCTGCTGGTCAACAACGCCGGTGTGAGCACCGGCGCGGACCTGCTCGACGGCGACCTGGCGGAGATCCGGCGGGAGCTGGAGACCCACTACCTCGGCACGCTGTCCGTGGTGCGGGCCTTCGCGCCGAGGATCGCCGCCAACGGCGGCGGGACCGTGCTGAACATCCTCTCCGCCCTGTCCTGGATCACGTTCCCGCAGGTGGGCGCCTACGGCGCGGCCAAGGCGGCCGAGTGGTCGATGACCAACGCGCTGCGCACGCAGCTCGCCGACCGGGGCGTCCGCGTCGCCGGCCTGCACGTCGGCTACATGGACACCGACATGGCGGCGCACGTCACCACGCCGAAGTCCGACCCGGCCGAGATCGCCCGGATCGCCGTCGACGGGATCGAGGCGGACCGGTACGAGATCGTCGCCGACGAGACCTCCCGCCAGGTCCTCGCCGGCCTCTCCGGCGGCGTCGCCGCCCTCTACCCGGCCCTGCCGTGA